The following are encoded together in the Kingella negevensis genome:
- a CDS encoding histidine triad nucleotide-binding protein — MTDCIFCKIIDKQIPSSVVYEDDEMFCFKDINPAAPVHLLLVPKVHFDSLAHAQPEHETLLGKMMLKVPQIAAERGLTNGFKTLINTGKGGGQEVFHLHIHIMGTPA; from the coding sequence ATGACTGACTGTATTTTCTGTAAAATTATTGATAAACAAATTCCGTCTTCTGTGGTGTATGAAGATGATGAAATGTTTTGTTTTAAAGACATCAACCCAGCCGCGCCTGTGCATTTGTTGCTCGTGCCAAAAGTGCATTTTGACTCGTTGGCTCACGCGCAGCCTGAACATGAAACTTTGTTGGGCAAGATGATGTTGAAAGTGCCACAAATCGCGGCGGAAAGAGGTTTAACCAATGGCTTTAAAACGCTGATTAACACTGGCAAAGGCGGTGGTCAGGAAGTGTTCCACTTGCATATTCATATCATGGGTACGCCTGCTTAA